A DNA window from Nerophis lumbriciformis linkage group LG33, RoL_Nlum_v2.1, whole genome shotgun sequence contains the following coding sequences:
- the eif4a2 gene encoding eukaryotic initiation factor 4A-II — protein sequence MSNDCADYNSDHVGPDGMEPDGVIESNWNEITDNFDDMNLKETLLRGIYAYGFEKPSAIQQRAIIPCIKGFDVIAQAQSGTGKTATFAISILQQLDINQKETQALVLAPTRELAQQIQKVILALGDYMGATCHACIGGTNLRSEIQKLQAEAPHIVVGTPGRVYDMLNRRHLSPKWIKMFVLDEADEMLSRGFKDQIYEIFQKLSTNIQVVLLSATMPTDVLEVTKKFMREPIRILVKKEELTLEGIKQFYINVEREEWKLDTLCDLYETLTITQAVIFLNTRRKVDWLTEKMHARDFTVSAMHGDMDQKERDVIMREFRSGSSRVLITTDLLARGIDVQQVSLVINYDLPTNRENYIHRIGRGGRFGRKGVAINFVTEEDKRILRDIETFYNTTVEEMPLNVADLI from the exons CGACCATGTGGGGCCAGATGGAATGGAGCCAGATGGTGTCATCGAG AGCAACTGGAATGAAATTACAGACAACTTCGATGATATGAACCTGAAGGAGACTCTCCTTCGGGGAATATATGCATATGGTTTTGAGAAGCCTTCGGCTATCCAACAAAGGGCTATCATCCCTTGCATTAAAG GCTTTGATGTCATTGCTCAAGCCCAGTCAGGCACTGGCAAGACGGCCACATTTGCCATCTCCATCTTGCAGCAGCTGGACATAAACCAGAAGGAGACTCAGGCTCTGGTGTTGGCCCCCACCAGGGAGCTGGCTCAGCAG ATTCAGAAGGTCATTTTGGCTCTGGGCGACTACATGGGAGCAACCTGTCACGCCTGTATTGGAGGAACCAATCTTCGcagtgaaatccagaagcttcAAGCGGAGGCGCCACACATAGTTGTGGGCACACCAGGTCGAGTGTATGACATGCTCAACAGGAGACATTTGT CCCCAAAATGGATCAAGATGTTTGTTCTGGACGAAGCAGATGAGATGTTGAGTCGTGGTTTTAAAGATCAGATCTATGAGATCTTCCAGAAACTGAGCACAAACATTCAG GTTGTTCTGCTCTCGGCCACCATGCCTACAGATGTGCTGGAGGTCACCAAGAAGTTTATGCGAGAGCCCATTCGCATCTTAGTGAAGAAGGAAGAGCTTACCCTGGAGGGTATTAAGCAGTTCTACATCAATGTAGAGCGAGAG GAGTGGAAACTGGACACACTGTGTGACCTTTATGAGACTCTGACCATCACCCAGGCTGTGATCTTCCTCAACACCAGGAGAAAAGTGGATTGGTTGACGGAGAAGATGCACGCGAGGGACTTCACCGTCTCTGCTATG CATGGCGATATGGACCAAAAGGAGCGTGATGTCATTATGAGGGAGTTCAGGTCTGGCTCAAGCAGAGTCTTGATCACTACAGATCTTCTG GCTCGTGGGATCGACGTGCAGCAAGTGTCCCTGGTCATAAACTATGACCTTCCTACAAACCGTGAGAACTACATTCACAG AATTGGCCGTGGCGGCCGCTTTGGCCGGAAAGGAGTTGCTATTAACTTTGTCACTGAAGAGGACAAGAGGATTCTGCGCGACATTGAGACGTTTTACAATACCACAGTGGAGGAAATGCCCTTGAATGTGGCTGACCTGATTTGA